gagagtagttctctgttaagAACAAGAAACTTCACCTGTGTGTATCTGAGTGCAGGATGGGCTCCTTGCACTGCTGTGATGGACAGAGGAAGCCCTTCCAGCCTCCAGAGTTTTCTGCTCAGGTCATCATAGGACTGAACGACAGCTAAACTCTTCTCCTCCCCAGTACTCGGCACCTGAAGAGCAAAACATGGGTTGAATGAATGCTGCATGTAAAAATCATTGCGGAGTATATTTACTGCTCAAACGGAAACACCGACACCCTCTTGTGGTGGGCTGTACCATTGTTTCTAACAACAAGCAACAATTTATAGTAGGGCTGCACAATATCTTGTTTCAGCATCTACATCGCCAATTGACGCTTAAAATGCTCCACTCACAGAAAACAACCCGTGTGGATAGGATTGGGTAAACCTGACATTAGAATGCTTTATCTCCTCTTATCAAactaatttttggtcacacacttGTCTGAGTGGAGACAAGAGGCTTGTTTGTGCACAGCTGCCAAGCCTTTACTGTAGCCTGCATGTCAGGGATTTAGAGAACACTGGTAAACTGTGGGATCTTTCAAAAAGAAGATGCTCAGCAAGCGGTGTTTTGAGTAACAATTAGATGTATATTTTGCTTCTGGGAAATGCACTGGTTTCAGGTTaagaaaaatttcattttaaatcttattttaatgCTGATTAGTAGCATAACATGGAAGTGAAAGCATAACTGTTTATTCACACGTGAAAAATAATTCCTCTctaaaaatcaatgaataattgTGAAAAACAAGCTTATCGTTATGTTAGTATTGTTATAAATACTCCGTAATCCTGCAATCCCTGTCAGCGGTATGAAATATTTCGGCATAAGGAAGGATGACGCTGATCAAAAACAGCTACTCTGTTGGCAGTACAATCGTTTCTCCTACAGCAGGCTGCATGATtaatttgtttgaccatttaacCACAAAGCTTTGTATGATAAGTGCAAAGCTGAATGTCATCCAAAGACTATTTTGGCTGactgtgtagattctcaatcACCCATGTCATGGTAATCCAAGGGGCTACAGTAAAAAGAAGCAGGCTTTCTCTTCGAGATTTCTTCAAGACATCGTACATCTGACCTGTGAGACTTCTTCAGTTCTATTTCGGATGCTTTAACCAGGGTTACACCATGTGTGAAAGGTTCCAACTGGCTTGCACTCAGCGCACtcaagtttttttattttctatgcagatgcTCTTTTCTATAAAATCCTCCTGAACCATTGTTTAATCGTTTCCAAACAGTTATTCAGGtcatgtgggaaaaaaatcatgcatGTTTTAATCACAAGAAACTACATATCAAATGATTTATTGTTGGCTCTTTAGTTTCACCTTGCCTTGATTGGTTTCCCTTTCAAATTAGTTTGCAACTTGTTTTTTATCAAAGGACATTTTGGGATGCCACTGTTTACAGAACaaattatgaataaaattgtgttattatttattatttaaaagtcTTCTCCAACAAAACTACAACCCTCCctcaaaatagaaaacaaaacaaaaacaaatactgtacAAAGTGAAATAGAGCACGTACAAGGGGTCAATACGAATACCATCATTTGACAAAAGTAAAACAGTATTCTACTTGTTTTAAGCAACTCTCATCGACGTAACTTTGGATCTGATGTACATAAAATCATGATTTAcctcacttccacttttgatgacGTCATCCACCATCGCCCCGACGTAGCGCACACAGGACTCGGGGATGTCTGCATGCCTGGTGGACAATGAAGTAATACATTTTAACGCCTTTATTAAATCCGTTCCTACAGTTGCCTCAGTGCCATTCTCTGTTCGGGCAGATGCCGAAGTAAAACAAACTACAACCTTCCTATAATTAACCCAAAGCCCCGTTGTGTTTCCCAATAACGGTCGGCGCTAGCATTTGCTAGCCTGCTAGCTTGCTAACGTAAAGCAGCTCTGGATGAGCATGAAGCGCGCCGGGAGGAGACGGAGCTCCGTGTGGGACTGCTTTGAACAAGTAGGCAACTTGGTGCGCTGCATGAAATGTGACGCTACGCTGAAGTACTGCGGAGGAGCCACCAGCTCCATGATAAACCACATGAACAGATACCATCCGTCCAACACGCCTCTGGATGAAGACGAGAAGCCGGTGATTTGTAACGTCCAGTgtctggaggaggagagcaCTTCTAACACGGACATCATGCAGGTTGCCATCATGTCACCCAGCATGAACACGACTAGCACGCCTCCTGAGCGGGATTACGGGGAGAGGAAACGCCTGAAGCGGAGCTCTGTCTGGGACGTTTTCATCAGAGTGGACGACGAGGTTCACTGCACGATGTGCGACACCAAACTGAAATACAGGAGCAGCACCACCAGCATGATGtaccacattaaaaacaaacacccaGACACCATACCTAATGATGGAGTGTCGCTGGCAACACACGCAGAGGTGACTGAACTCATCTCCAGGATGATAGAAAAGGACATGCTTCCCATCAGCATGGTCAATGGTGATGGTTTTCGTGAGCTACTTGCATTCACTGTGCATAATTATAAAATGCCATCTACTGGTGACATTACTCGCATTATTGAAGGCCACTTCCATGATAAGATGGAGGAGCTGGTGGTGCAGCTGGGTAAAGTGGAGAAAGTGGCCCTGACAGCAGATTTCTGGACTGCTCTGCCAGTTCAGAGGTACAttacagtttcttgttcattcaTAACAGATGACTGGCAGGGGAGGTCAGCTGTGCTGCAGACGCACAGGCTTTCATCAGAGGGCCACACAACTACAGACAGTATTACAGAGAGGCTTCTCAGCACAGTGCAGGCCTGGGGTATTGCTGGGAAGGTGACTGCATGTGTTCACAACAACGCGCAGAACATCTTGTCAGCCCAAGCGTGTGCCCGTGTCACCTGGGACTACGCCACTTGCTTTACCACTACACTGCAGCTGGCAGTCAGCGATGGTCTAAGTGAGGATCTCGTCCGCATCATCATTGCAGCAGGGAAACTTGTCAGGCACTTCAATCACAACTTGCTGGCAAGTGAAGCTTTGGAGCAGAAGCAAGTCCAGATGTGCCTGCCACAGCACAAGCTCATTCAGTCGAGCAAGACTAGATGGGACACTATCTGCGATATGTTTGAACGTCTACTTGAGCAGCGGTGGGCAATTAAAGCTGTTCTCTCAGATCGCACAATCACCAACAGACACCAAGCGCAGACTCTCGAGATTGAAGATGACTGCTGGCAAGTAATAGAGAATTTTACACCTGTGCTGGCAACGCTGAAATGGGCAACAACAGTCATATCTGCTGAAACAGAGTTCTCCATTTCAAACATCTATCCAATCACGTTCAGCCTCATTCAGACTCACCTTGTGCCAAAAGAAAATGATGTTGAGCAAGTCTCAGAGTTCAAGCTCAAAGTTCAGAAGTCACTTAGAAATCACATGGAGGTAAGCGTGAATTAATGCAAGTAAACAATCCACAttgcctttttaaaattcttcatCAGTGTCATTacatttctctctctgcaggttGACTCTAATGACTTAGCTTCAAAACCAGCCCTGATTGCTTCTATGCTGGACCCTCGCCACAAACATCTCAGCTTCCTAACGCCAACTGGGAGACTGGCTGCAAAAGTTAAGCTACATGAACTGGTTTCAAAATTAGATGTGATAACTACTACTGTGGGCACAAaggatgagcagcaggagaccCTGATCACACCTGATATTAGCCAGGTGGCTATGCCCTCTCAAGTGAGGAGTGACACCAAAAACACCATGGTTTTGCTCCTTGGAGACAACTACAGTTCCTCCTATGCCACGGACTCAGAGGCTCAGGTCGATTACTACTTGAGAGACATTGCTCCCCCACTGGACATAAACCCTCTTGACTGGTGGAAGGTAAACGGACCAAGATTCCCCAAACTGGCCACTCTGGCGCGACATTATATGTGTGTTCCTGGAGTATCACTGCCGTCTTTATTGTCAGAAGCTGGACAAACGTTTGCGACGATGCGTACGAGATTGAGCCCAGAGCACGTTGACATGATGATCTTTGTAAACAGAAATGCATAACTTGCATGAGCTTAGATTATGAGGATGTAAACTCACTTCATATATCAACAACAGAATAAGGTAACTGTAGGGCAGTGGGGAACAGTTGCAGGAGGACAGGGAgatgtaaacattaaaaaagcagcCACTGTTCACTGTCAATATGTAGTATTTCCTGGTGTTGATAGTGCTGTAAACTAAAACGTATTCCATCAACCAAAAGTTTAAACAACTTCCCTGAACACTTGCTGTAACCTGAGCTACAGTCAAATGTGTAACCACACCCTCATGTAGTTCCCAACGAGAAAACCGTAATTTGCCTCAAGACGGAATACCTGGAATATCAATACAACAAGTAACTGATATCACACTAATTGCTCTACTCGTGCCAGTGTTAATGCCATTTCTGGTTGTGTCTCTCAGTAAGCGCTGCCgaaataaaatacatacagCTGTAGCAGGTGTGTGATGATCTGTTTGGGGACCAGCCGCTTTTGGCACATGCTCTCCCCATCCCACAGCACTGCCTCGGTGATGGCACCATCCTGGAAGCGGCGCAGCTCAGAGCGAAGGCCCCACAGCTGACGAAATTCAGCTGCCTAACAGAACAAAACCATTGTTTTTAATCAATGTATCAGCACTAAAGTATGGACAGAACTCTACCAgacaaaaataatgttaaaaatagGTGGAAATTCTGTACTCTGAATCAACGGGTTCACTCCTTCACTTTACTCCTGATGTGGCTGATGTAGCCACTTAAAAAGTAATAGTGAAATGTccataaattaaatattaagattATTGCCTCAGTACAGCACTCTTGAAAACGTTTACAACCATACCTGTAGTAATATATATGGAGTACACTGAGCAGTCCTTTCTCAGTAGGTGTAAAATTCATAATTCTTCAAAAATGATTTACATGGCATGTAGAGTTGCCTTAAGTAGAAATCTGCTCTgtatttgcaatattttttatattatacaGAGTGAAGTGGAATGACTTTGAATCTTAAACTCCAACAGGTGAAACCAAGGTAAAGCCTGAAATTTATATTACAGAGACAGGTTCAGTTACCTTGGGGCTGTCTGCTGGTGGGCCTCTTTCTAGGACAGAGGCTGCCAGCTCTGGCCTAAACAGTAAACCGAAGGAGAGGGGAGGCTGAGCTTTGTACTTTGGGGCTTCACTCTCCACAGACCACTGTGATGAAACAAAGAGGAAGGAAGTTTAGGAGTAGTCCACACGCACACAGGTACTTTTTTTAGAACTGGGGTTTTCCTCCTTTgttgtcaagaaaaaaatatctcagTCTACATGAAAACATGATTGCTCAATTTGGCAGGATAACGACTGCACATTTATGTGTGCACAAGTTCTACCAGCAAGGTTAATATTGGCACTATTTTAGCTACGTCCATCATTGCATAAACTTGCATCATATAGACAAAGGAGATAacagcgtgcacacacacatatgcacactcacacaaacatgtaGAGCCAAAAGCTCTGTTTTACTTGTCTGCATGTCATCACTGCATATCTGGAAGGGGTTTTCAAAAAGCTCTGTCTTCAGTGACCTAAAATTGCTTTTGCGTGCTGATTAAATCTGGATTTGTTAAAAGGAGCTTATTCTGCCAGTTGAGTAACCCAGATATGGATGATTATAAGCTCTGTTTGTCAATCTTTCTCACCTCAGGGTCAGGAGAGAGGGAGTGGGTGAGGAGCTGAATCCGTTGGTCCAGTCCTCGCTGGAGCAGTGACAGAATAAAAGGGAGTGCAGTGTGGACGTAATTTCCACTGTGGTCCATCAACTCACTGAGGAGATTCAGTTTCTTACAGCTGGACTGAAGCTTCACCAGCTCACATAACCTGAGTGGCagataaaaagcacaaaacggAAGATCGGATATGATGAGGACTGCAGACAGTTCAGCTCTGAAAGGAAATGTAACCTTGTGATTTCAGCTTGATGTAGGGCACTTTTTCCAGTAATACCTGACATTAAACACTGATAGCAATTATGTCTCTAAGAGGAAGGAGTCTTTAATGGAAACTGTCATGACCCAGATTCTATTAAGGCATCGACAGTGGAAAATTACACTTGTTTAAGAAGAGGTGTAACATTAAACTGCTTATTTAGCGTACAAGATGATATAAATAGGCTCTGCTGTATTAGATAATAGACGCAGACATACTGGAATACATGGTCACTTGTCCTTATCATGGGTTTGGGCGTCATGAGGAGACTGTGGAATCCGTCCACTGTAGGGTTGTCCCAGAACTGCATCGACACGGATGCCTCGTGCTGCAGCTGAGAAccaaattaaaatgtcaaaaccagTTGCCTGGAAAGCTGAACTTGTTTGAACACACCACTGTTTTTATAGCACTGACCTGCATGTAGGTACAAGCAGTCATGTCAGCACACATGTTAAGATGTCCTGAAGGGTCAACAAACACAACCTGGAAAGCACTGTGGAACTCTGCAAGAGTTGGCTACagggacaagagaaaaaaaaatctggtaataatgaataatttattatgtaaattaaAGTGTTAATAAACTACATGCACAGGTTTACTGTTTTTTAGAACACTCACAGCTGTAGAATCAGCATCTCTGGCTAGGCTAATTCCATTCACTGTCAGGTCTGTAGACGCTATAGGACGGATGAGAGTTGGGTCAGGTGCAAGACGTTCAAAATACTGCTATGCAAACTACTGCTTAACTACCATAAATCTGATTCATACATTTGAGAAAATTATTGCTTACTGGACTTTAAATTTTCTTACCCAGGAAGTTTAAGCTATTTCGAAGCAGCTGATAGGCTGTCATGGTGTTACTGATTCTGTGAGTAGTCAGCAGGTAAGCCATTAGCATTGAAGCTAGGAAGCCATTAAAACAGCCTGTACCCTATAAGACATTGAGAGAGTGATATAGATGtgaagcgagacaaaaaatcGAAGAAGCAACAAGTAAAGAAGTGGCTGCAAACTTCCTACCTGGTTGAGTTCTCTTTGACGAAGCCAGACCTTGAGCAACGCCACCCCATCAGCAAAAGCTGAGCACTGAGAGCTGATAGCAGACAGAAACTGGAGGTGAGTCCTGGGTAGTAAATCCCCCAGAACAGAGCTGTTGTAGTGCGGTGTGGGAGGCTCGCTGCTCTCTGtaacaaaaccaacaaatagCAAAAGAAGTCTGCCTAAATGAAGGTGACATTCCAGTTGAACTTTTGAAGAAAGGCTCTGTCTACCTATCGGATTAAAGGTTGATAAAGTAACTGTGATAGATAATAGCTGAAGAACAAGGTGTATAAATTAACAATCTTACCAGAGTAGGATGTCTGCAATCCAGTGTACCATTCTGTCCGGATGTTATTCCTCTGGGGGTGGAAGCGACTGGGCTTGAAGAACCCAGGAGGCGGACAGGCGTGAACACGGACAGTGAAGCTGGAAGAATTTTTATCTGAAGGACaggataccacagcacaccttgtCTTACAATCATAACCCAAAAACTGAGTATgaattttgtacaatatacCTTAAAAGCTAAATACCTGGAGGGGTCAGCAGCAGAACGGGTCGAAGTCGGTTCCCATGGAGACAGGAGTAACG
Above is a genomic segment from Amphiprion ocellaris isolate individual 3 ecotype Okinawa chromosome 6, ASM2253959v1, whole genome shotgun sequence containing:
- the LOC111576602 gene encoding E3 SUMO-protein ligase ZBED1-like → MSMKRAGRRRSSVWDCFEQVGNLVRCMKCDATLKYCGGATSSMINHMNRYHPSNTPLDEDEKPVICNVQCLEEESTSNTDIMQVAIMSPSMNTTSTPPERDYGERKRLKRSSVWDVFIRVDDEVHCTMCDTKLKYRSSTTSMMYHIKNKHPDTIPNDGVSLATHAEVTELISRMIEKDMLPISMVNGDGFRELLAFTVHNYKMPSTGDITRIIEGHFHDKMEELVVQLGKVEKVALTADFWTALPVQRYITVSCSFITDDWQGRSAVLQTHRLSSEGHTTTDSITERLLSTVQAWGIAGKVTACVHNNAQNILSAQACARVTWDYATCFTTTLQLAVSDGLSEDLVRIIIAAGKLVRHFNHNLLASEALEQKQVQMCLPQHKLIQSSKTRWDTICDMFERLLEQRWAIKAVLSDRTITNRHQAQTLEIEDDCWQVIENFTPVLATLKWATTVISAETEFSISNIYPITFSLIQTHLVPKENDVEQVSEFKLKVQKSLRNHMEVDSNDLASKPALIASMLDPRHKHLSFLTPTGRLAAKVKLHELVSKLDVITTTVGTKDEQQETLITPDISQVAMPSQVRSDTKNTMVLLLGDNYSSSYATDSEAQVDYYLRDIAPPLDINPLDWWKVNGPRFPKLATLARHYMCVPGVSLPSLLSEAGQTFATMRTRLSPEHVDMMIFVNRNA